The sequence agaaaatatgaaAAAGCATACCTTCCATAAAAAATCCAAAACGAAAAATTTTCTTTTGGGGGTTCGCACGTTAAATAattgtttataattttatttttataatatattcaaTATTAAACATGTTTATCTTTAATCACATAATTGATGATATGGATAACTGAAATAGCTACTAATAACATTTCAATAGAATAGACTATATGCTAATTGCATTACTCGATGTTTGACTAGTCAAAATAATATTCGTAaaacaattttgtatatttttttaTGACCTAAGTGCTTATTTGATCATTTATTCGGCTAAATCTTACTCTAAGTGAGAGCGAcgaagataaaataatatattttattattttaggtCAAGGTTGGGATCCATAATGATGAATCACCAGTGAGATGACCATTATCTCCATCATAGAGGTCGTAGTAATCATCATTATTTATATCGACGCTAACAATTGTCGTTTGGTAATTACATCATTATCGACGTAGATGCAAAGCGACATGGGACAAACGATATCGGGGGAAGAAACATGAACTTGAATGACCATAACTTCGAATTGAGGCTGAGTTCTACCCCACGGATTAGTGGTGCAATGATTACCATCTTTATCGTTGACACTGCAATGGCCATTATCATATGCGTCAACACAGATGCAAAGCGATGTAGGACAAGCAATAACAATGAGAGCAATAGGAGCTTCAACAATCTCAACTTTAGGTCAAGGTTGGGATCTACCCAACATGTGAGTGGTGAGGTGGTCATCATCTTCATTGAACACGTCCTGGTGGCCACCACCATCTCCATCAATGTTGATAGCGGACCTTATTATCGTTAGAGGCGATCATATAACTATGTTAGTGTTAACGAAATCCTCTATCGTCgaacgttaaaattatatttttattttttatgttttatgtttTCATAAGTAAAATTAATGTCAATGATCCATATGTTTTACTTTTTTAGATAaaagaatattaatataatttttaaaaatataaggatcgagATATTAATGGTAACTAAGTATAGGGGCTAAtatataattagatttttattatCAACTAAATCATACGGTGAGTGAGAGGGAGGAAGACGAGGCGCACCAGGGCAGACGGGATGATCCAACGGCGTTTATATCATCTGGGAGATCACCGAAGGATGATGGGACGATCTGACGGCTCATCTGCTTCTTCTCGATGTGGTCTGCACACATTCGTAGCGTGTGTCCCACGTGCTATCCATCACGGCGTCGTTTCTTATTTTACCGTCTCAAGGACGAGTGGGTATTTTGGTCATTTTACGTAACCGTCGAAACCCTAGAGCCGCGAGAGCTCTTGTATTTAACCCATCGTTGCTCGTTCAATCCTGCCTTTTTCCTCTTCCGATCGCCGCCGGCCACGATGAAGTACAACCCACGCGTGTCGAGCTCGAGGCGGAAGTCCCGGAAGGCGCACTTCACGGCGCCGTCGAGCGTCCGGCGGGTGCTGATGAGCGCGCCGCTGTCGGCCGACCTCCGCAACAAGTACAACGTGCGGTCGGTCCCCGTGCGCAAGGATGACGAGGTGCAGGTGGTGCGCGGCACCTTCAAGGGCCGCGAGGGCAAGGTCGTGCAGGTCTACCGCCGGAAGTGGGTCATCCACGTCGAGCGCATCACCCGCGAAAAGGTGAACGGCTCCACCGTCAACGTCGGCATCAACCCGTCCAAGGTCGTGATCGTTAAGCTCAAGCTCGACAAGGACCGCAAGGCCCTCCTCGATCGCAAGGCCCGCGGCCGTGCCGCCGACAAGGCAAAGGGCAAGTTTTCTGCTGAGGaagtcgccgccgccgctgctggtgCGCCATCTCTTCAGGAGATCGACTGATCTAGACGATCCGATGCTTGTTCGACCCGATCGGTCCGCCCTCACTCACTTACCTACTGGATTTCTGCCATCATTTTGCATTAGGGTTTGCTTTCTTGATATATAAGAGATGCCATGGAATTTTGAGTTCGTGAAAACACATATTTCGAGCTTTTAATAGTGACCGTTAGATCGTAAATTAAATCAATGCTCTTAAATTCTCTGGTGAGATGTCATGGTGACCTGCGTTGATGGTATCCAATTATCGCATATACTTTTGATCTATCTATGTTCATAAGTGAGTATCCTTTTGTGTACTGTTGATTGCATTTGTCTTTCTCATATATTGTTCATGATTCTTTAATTGGATTATCATGGATTTTGGTAATGGATTGAGAAGTAATGCATCGAACTATCACATCTTATGTTTTGAGTGAATATTGGTGCTATAAACGCTATTATTATCACATTGACAATTTGGTAGAAGCTAACTGATAATGCAGTTTGTCTTTTTAGAAATATGCagcatgtaataatataaatgcCTTACACAGCAACATTGTTGATCTTAGTATAGAGCTGTTTCACATCTATTTTGATGTTTGAGTTGTTCTTGTTGCTGTACAATATGTCTTGGTTTTTTCACATCCTTCATAGTTTCTAATGGTTGTCTCCATGGTGGAATGCTTTTCTTTGATGGTATTTGGTTTACACACAATTAATGTTATCCAAATGGGAACAAACATTGGTTGAAATTGCTTTTGAAAGTTGATACCTTTTGCAATAGTGAGTGTTGTTAGTGGTCCAATTAGGTCTTCTGTGTGTTTGGGGTTTTGATTTATTAACTAATAGCAAGGCATCCTTTGGGGGATTTGATTTTGCTCAGACTAGGATGTGGGAATTTTTATAGGTGATATGATGAAGTTTCATGGTTCCAATTAAGATAAGAAGTTGTAATTCTTAATCATGATCTAGGTTTTTTATTGCAAGGATTGTAACTTGGGCTTTCTAAATAAATGATGGCGATCGTGCCGTCATAAACTTATCTGTCATGGTTGTGTGGGTGGAATTATCTGTTATGATTGTCTATTTGAATTATTAAAGATAGGAGTGTTTCCGAGTCTGCTATGAATAATAAGCTATTaagcttgaagaaatttgagtgtTTACATCTATGAATAATCCTAGGTATTTTAAGAAGTGGTTCGGGGACACACTTTTATCGAATTAATTTCTTAGGTGTAAACTTATTGCTTGAGACTTCTAACTGATTGCCATCAGTTTAGTATTGTAGTTGTTAAAATTTATGGGATGGTGATATTATCAATCCTTGGTGTGTTAGATGTTAAGATTTATTGGATGAGATTTCAAGTTCTCAATCTATGACAtctatgatttaaattcaaacttACAATCTCCTCATTGAAATGGCAAGCACTAAACCCATCTAattctttcctcctcttcttcttccccttctattctattctattcatTGCATCCTTGTTTCTGTATCTTCCTTGTCATCTCCGTCAAGTAGCCTTCATCTATATCGTAATCCCTTTCTAAGGGTGTCTTCGTTGCTTCATCCTGTATCATATGCTCTATGGTCTATCAATTTATTTTCTTAACAGATAAATAATTCTCCATCATTTCATGATCAGTAAGTAGAAATCATTACAGCATTATTATCCAAGTTTAAGCGTGTGATGAAAGCAGATGAC comes from Musa acuminata AAA Group cultivar baxijiao chromosome BXJ3-3, Cavendish_Baxijiao_AAA, whole genome shotgun sequence and encodes:
- the LOC135634126 gene encoding large ribosomal subunit protein uL24y-like, with the protein product MKYNPRVSSSRRKSRKAHFTAPSSVRRVLMSAPLSADLRNKYNVRSVPVRKDDEVQVVRGTFKGREGKVVQVYRRKWVIHVERITREKVNGSTVNVGINPSKVVIVKLKLDKDRKALLDRKARGRAADKAKGKFSAEEVAAAAAGAPSLQEID